The following coding sequences lie in one Rutidosis leptorrhynchoides isolate AG116_Rl617_1_P2 chromosome 4, CSIRO_AGI_Rlap_v1, whole genome shotgun sequence genomic window:
- the LOC139904549 gene encoding uncharacterized protein: MATIKYVFIFLTLSTLHGSYHARPLHDISIHEIFNRLSTFQAANVIQMVTGLGKPPRPPGAPPQGQTTLNQNSVVTSIDELTESLSLEAKPKPAPPQGQTTYGVDNTKSNRDTEEEQDLLVTKLTTSMDKMTNNYDDKIVYQVKITGTTTISSY; encoded by the exons ATGGCAACCATCAAATATGTTTTCATTTTCTTAACTCTCTCTACTTTACATGGATCTTATCATGCTCGACCTTTACATG ACATATCTATCCATGAAATCTTTAATCGACTATCAACGTTTCAGGCGGCAAACGTTATTCAAATGGTTACCGGCCTTGGAAAACCGCCACGACCACCAGGAGCACCACCACAAGGCCAAACGACCCTAAATCAAAATAGCGTGGTCACATCTATAGATGAGCTAACAG AGTCTCTGTCCTTGGAAGCAAAACCAAAACCAGCACCACCTCAAGGTCAGACGACTTATGGCGTAGATAATACAAAGTCTAATAGGGATACAGAAGAAGAACAAG ATCTTCTGGTTACGAAACTGACTACTTCAATggacaagatgacaaataattaTGACGATAAAATAGTATATCAAGTGAAGATCACTGGCACTACGACTATTTCATCATACTAA